A DNA window from Ranitomeya imitator isolate aRanImi1 chromosome 2, aRanImi1.pri, whole genome shotgun sequence contains the following coding sequences:
- the LOC138666176 gene encoding olfactory receptor 5G9-like has translation MNGANWTTINYFIIKGITDDPQLQVLIFFVVLLIYFLTLAGNFTIFFLICLDRHLHTPMYFFLINLSILDMLCSTITMPKILYIFVSGNGSIYFHSCMAQLFLFSSFTSIELLLLTVMSYDRYVAICNPLYYSRVMNPQICVLLALLCWLVGFLELIPYMVLLLRISCYTSNIINHFFCDMMPVIKLSCSDTSSLELLIFTEGVFLLSVTPFLLTLVSYVFIITSIMRIRSSSGRRKTFYTCSSHLTVVVLLYGTLFCQYLRPKSMDTLDSNKIFSLFNTAAVPMLNPIIYSLKNKAVKSALKRRTESCFEIQKDP, from the coding sequence ATGAACGGAGCGAACTGGACCACAATCAACTATTTTATCATCAAGGGGATTACAGATGACCCACAGTTACAAGTTCTCATTTTCTTTGTGGTTCTTCTCATTTATTTTCTCACTCTTGCTGGTAACTTCACCATCTTTTTCCTAATCTGCCTGGATCGTCACCTTCACACTCCCATGTATTTCTTTCTGATTAACTTGTCTATTCTGGACATGTTGTGTTCCACAATTACGATGCCTAAAATTCTTTACATTTTTGTATCAGGTAATGGCAGCATTTATTTCCACTCCTGCATGGCGCAGCTGTTTTTATTTTCTAGTTTCACATCTATCGAGCTCTTATTATTGACGGTTATGAGCTACGATCGATATGTGGCCATTTGTAACCCGTTATATTATTCGAGAGTCATGAACCCACAAATTTGCGTCCTGTTGGCTTTGTTGTGCTGGCTAGTTGGTTTTCTCGAACTTATACCCTACATGGTTCTTCTCCTAAGGATATCTTGTTATACATCAAACATAATCAACCATTTTTTCTGTGATATGATGCCCGTCATTAAGTTGTCTTGTAGCGACACCTCTTCCCTGGAACTCTTGATCTTCACAGAAGGCGTTTTCCTTTTGAGTGTCACTCCGTTTCTTCTCACCCTCGTCTCCTATGTGTTCATTATCACATCCATCATGAGGATACGTTCCAGCTCTGGAAGAAGAAAAACATTCTACACTTGCTCCTCGCACCTCACCGTGGTGGTTCTACTTTATGGGACCCTTTTCTGCCAGTATCTGAGACCTAAATCAATGGATACATTAGACTCCAATaaaatattttctctttttaatACTGCGGCCGTCCCCATGCTGAATCCTATTATCTACAGCCTAAAAAATAAAGCTGTGAAATCTGCTCTCAAACGAAGGACAGAATCCTGCTTTGAAATTCAGAAAGATCCATAG